GCTTTGCCAGCTGGTCGGTGCCACGGTCTGAGAGCAGATCTGAGAGCAGATCTGGCTTCAGTTTGTCGGGAGGGGAAGTTCCCTTCACTGCCTCCTGGGTTGTGTAAAGCATCAGTCCAGATCACGAGTGACACAGGCCAGGACCACCTGAGCCAAACAGCATGTGCATCAGCCACATGCATCAACGTCTGTGAGGGGATGATGGACTGAGATATCTCACCTGTCCAGCCGGTAAGGTGACTAAAGCTTAGTGATCTGTTTGAAGTAATGAGGTTTTTCGCTGCTCCCTCATCTTGACTCTGCTTGCAAAGGCTTCTGAAACCTTTTGGACTGATTGTCTTCATCTTATTAAAACGTGACCGCCATTTAGGAAAGAAGAGAATGTAGATTACCCCTGTCTGCTGCAGCACGGCAACCCTGAGGTGCTTACAGTGCATAGGGTGGATTTTAAAAAGGGGGCAGGTTTGGATCTCTACAATGAAGTCAGGTGGGCTACACTTGAATCCTCTTAAACCTTGACCTTGTCTCTTTAACCCCTTATAGGACAGTCATTCAAATACTAATACTAAATATGGAGAACAAAACACCTctgcagaaaaagaaatcagaaatcTAATACCTTCAAGACATAATCAttataaataaacacacttaGATGTAATTTAAACATAATAAGATTGATTGAAATGGATAAAACGAAATAAAATAACACTATACATATTACCATTTTATCTCTAAAGCTCTAAATTAACCATGCCACTGGATTTTctgttaaaagagaaaaaaaagcttcatattTATATGACTACTTCTTGATATTGTCAAATAATTCGATGTTAAATTCAAGACTGGGAGAGAGAAATGCTCTGCCAAAGCAAAAGAGGTAAATCAGCAGCATCCATCTCAATGTTCAGCATTTCATCTTATTCCCTAAATATAATCTGAATTTGTGATTGAGTttactgcagctgcttcaggcctTTAAGTGAAGTCTCAGGAAACCTTTTCCCCTTCATGTCGTGGGCGGTGCTGCTCTTTTTCCATTTGCTGCTGTGGGTGAGATTATTGCCCCCTCCTGTTTCTGTGAGTGGTTAAATAGCAATGAGCGCTGCTTCTCGGGGTAGACAACCCACTTTTACCCTGGAGAACATTAATCAGCTGCGTCAAACCAGATTAGAGGGTTTTAAAGAGGGAATAAAAACAGCTGCAAATTAACATGTACTCCAACAAAATCGAGGGACCACGCAGAGGAAGGTCGTTTGACTCCATGAACATTGGCTTTGAAGAAAAACTACTCAACAACGAGGTAAGAAGAGCTTTTATCGGCAAAACGAccggaaaaaaagaacatttggaTTTTTAACAAGTTTATTCTTTTATCACAAACAACAACGGGGACATGCTGCGAAGTTGTATTTTCCTACAGTTAAGATTAATATGTGACTTTATTGTAAAGAggtatttatttgcatgtgatcGGATCTCCTTGAATTTGTTTTTGGACAGAGGTGCGGAGATCGGTCCGGTTATCTTTCTCAATAAGCTTTCACTTTGTCGTCAGTGCAGATTAATTTTTAAGCCAATTTACGTCAACGGGTTAAGAGGGTTAAAGGAAAGAGATATCTCCAAATTTTATGTGATAAAAATGTCGTTATCGCACAGCTTTTATTTAATCTCTCACACCTTTATGTTGTAAATGACAAAAGACATGCCTGTGTCTAATGTCTTCAACAGACgcacagaaaaaagaataattacTCCTAATATACTGGAGAAACATTTGCTGAATTTTAGCTAAGCGCATAGTTTGGATTAAATGAGAGAGAAAGTATTAGGTGGATTTTAATTATGaagtttacaaaaataaaaaagtataaTGTTAATGAAGTATACAATTTAAACTACAATTCAAATAACGCGCATAAAACGATGTATTTGTAAAGCAAATGTGCAAATATTATGACTCAAGTCTCTGACTGGATTAACAGTGTGCGGATACTTCGAGTTGGACATATAACACAGCTGccgaaaaaataaaataaaacaactaaatGTGAATAATGAATAAACACGACGAAAAATAAGTTCAAAACACAAAGTTAACACATAATTAGAATAATTTGACCGaatcactttgtgttttcatctcagACACGTGTGCTTCGCGCCACTTAAATCGAGACAGCTTTAACAAACAACATAATATAGGACATCAAATCACCCCACGTGCGCGCGGCGCCGATTAAAGGCTGCCTAATGTCTGGTCGGATTTCACCGTGCAGGGAGCTAATAATAGGCTTCCCCGCTCTCTAAAGGAGATTGCTGTAAGGCGATTCCTTGAGACAGAGACAAGTTCATCTTCGTTAAACCGAGACGCAAAGAGTTGACCCCAGCCAACGTCCTGATCCAGCGCACGCACGAATGCATTCAGGGATCCCAACGAGGCTGCAGCGACAACTGCTCTGCTGTGCGGTCTGCATGCTCAAAGGGCGAAATATGGTAGGAAGTCTCTTAGATTAATTTAACTGAGCGGCCTTCTGCTAAATCGCGTCTTCGCGCGTGCGTTTTACGCGTTAAACTGTAAATACAGTTGTGTATATTTGTGCGTGGTGTCTCAGTTCGTTGCGTGTTACAGGTCAGAGGGCTATAAGCCAGTTAAAACACACTGGCTTCACACACTCGACGCGTGCCGTCATGTTAAAGTCCTCCCTCTTAAAATCTGGAGCAGGATTACAGTCATTTTCCCCTGGCGTGTGCAGCGCGTGCAGACACGCGTCAACGTGAGAGCGCTGTCCGAGGTGCTGATCTGGACTGCGAGCCTGCCGCGCGCTCGAATCTCAGTCCGAGTGTCCTAAACTGCGTTTGTTGATGAAAcagttcatttttctttcacagtGGAAAACTTGTTTACTCTCACTGCTCACGAAATCCAGACCcccaaagattttttttgtgtaccTGAATGCTCTTAACTGATTACAAGTTGTGTGTTCACGTATTAATCCTCAATCTGTTTTCAATTGCTGTTCCCAGATAAACAAATCAACCTTCACAAAAATCGAAGagaacacagaaaagaaaaatacatccgagaaagagagagcaacAATCATCTTCTCCCTGAAGAATGAAGTTGGAGGACTAGTGAAGGCACTTAAACTCTTCCAGGTAACGGTTAGAGAGTTCACCCCTCTGCTATGCAGTATACCATTGTTGCGTTACAGACTATCCTTCTGTACTCATAGCATCATGATaaacgtgtgtgtttcttcaaCTCCTTCAGATAACACTAACATGGTGCTTTTATATCTTGCAGGAAAATCATGTGAACCTTGTTCACATAGAGTCTAGAAAATCCAAAAGGCGCAACTCTGAGTTTGAAATTTATGTGGACTGTGACAGCAACCACGAACAACTGAATGAGATCATTCAGCTGCTGCGAAAGCATGTAAACGTGGTCGACATGGACCCTCCAGATAACTCCTGCCTGCAAGAGGAAGGTGAGAGaccagaaaatgtaaaaaaaaaaaaaaaaaaaagctacagaaacagtgttttaatACACCAGAATAACTGCTAATCACTCCCTTCTCTGATCAGACATGTACAATGTACCTTGGTTCCCAAAGAAGATTTCAGACCTGGACAAGTGTGCAAATCGTGTCCTGATGTACGGTTCTGAGTTGGACGCTGACCATCCGGTACGTTATCAGGCTGCTGGTTCACTTACTACTTGCAGAATGTTTGAAGCATTTTAATTGATATATTCATTTCTCCATCAGGGTTTCAAGGACAATGTCTACCGTAAAAGACGAAAGTACTTTGCTGATCTGGCCATGGCTTACAAACAGTAAGTTTTGTGTATATTCAGTTGAGTGAttagaaaacacacttttaactTCACCTAAATAAGTTTTCTATCTTGCTGCAGTGGGGATCCTATTCCACGCATTGAGttcacagaggaggaggtgaagacttGGGGAGTTGTCTACAGGGAGCTCAACAAGCTGTATCCCACCCACGCCTGCCGGGAATATTTGAAGAACTTGCCGCTGTTGTCCAAATATTGTGAATGTCGAGAGGACAACATCCCTCAGCTGGAAGACGTTTCACGCTTCCTGAGGGGTAATTTTCCTCAACACAGTCCTTTTCAAATCTCAACTACAGGGATGTTCACCTGTTTAGATGTGATCACTCATAAACAACCTGAATATGTTTTCAGAACGTACAGGATTTATGATCCGGCCTGTAGCGGGTTACCTGTCGCCACGTGACTTCCTTGCCGGATTGGCCTTCCGTGTTTTCCACTGTACCCAGTACGTGCGGCACAGCTCCGACCCCTTGTACACCCCTGAGCCGTGAGTATTTCCACCTTGATATGAGATTGAGTGGCAGTAATGTTTAATCAAGATTACAGGACtgacagtgatttttttttttattataggGACACATGCCATGAGCTGCTGGGTCACGTCCCGCTGCTGGCAGAGCCCAGCTTTGCTCAGTTTTCTCAAGAGATTGGTCTGGCTTCACTAGGAGCCTCAGATGATTCTGTTCAGAAACTGGCCACTGTGAGTATCTCAACTATTGCCCGATTCACACAAAAACCCAAGATTATTGAATGGATCTCATATAGTGAACCACACATTAACATTATGCATGTTATCTGCCTGCTACCTTGTTACAGTGCTATTTCTTCACGGTGGAGTTTGGCCTATGCAAACAAGAAGGGCAGCTGCGAGCATATGGGGCCGGACTGCTGTCATCCATCAGTGAGCTGAAGGTAAACATGCTTTAACAAGTACATACAGAGAGCAAATtaacaatcaatcaatccttATTTGCTATCTTCATTCATGCAATGGAAAAATATATGGCTTTAAAACTGTAAACCTATTCAAATATTTCTAATTAAGCCATCAAATGTGTCTCTTGTTGGTAAGCTTCTTGTTACTCCCTGATAGAatcttttgttgaaaaaagaaGCGTGCACGTGGCGACAGTGTTTTAACTTGGACTGTGCACCTCATTTACAGCATGCACTCTCCGGCAATTCAAGGATCATGCCATTTGACCCAAAAATCACATCCAAGCAGGAATGCATCATCACAACGTTTCAGGAGGTTTACTTTGTGTCAGACAGCTTTGAGGAGGCAAAGGTCAAGATGAGGTGCGCTTAACTGTTTAATACTAATCCATTCACTATTTGTTGAATAAATACGATCTCTCAGAAATTTGTACACAGTGAGGAATGTTCAGTGATGATTTGTATTTTCAACAGGGAGTTTGCCAAGACCATCAAGCGTCCCTTCACAGTGCGGTACAATCCATACACCCAGAGTGTGGACGTGCTAAAAGACACTCCCAGCATCAACAGCGTGGTGGAGGAGCTTCGACACGAGCTCGACATCGTCGGTGACGCGCTCAGCCGGCTGAACAAACAGCTGGGTGTCTGATCTGATCGCCCACAATTCATTTGAAGTCATCCGCCTACAGGCCATCAGCGCTCGCTGTGTCATTTCCCTGCACTGTTCAGCTATTACCTGTTTCACCCTTCTGTCAGTGCAATGAATGTGCATCGCTTTTTGGCAAAGTGCATTGTCGTCTCCATTGTTTGGTGATTCGCTTATGTTACTTGCAGGTGCATTAGTGGTGTTTAGCCTGTAATTTTGGTAAATTTCACAAACCCAAAATGCTGCTTAATCGGAGGACAACTTCATGCTATTCTATTAGCTTCTGTACTGCAAATAATTCATGTACTTTCAAGGTATTTCAATACACTTTTAAACATCCAACTGTTACAAACACTTATATGGCTGATTCTTCCTGTTGTTAACTCTGCTGATGTATATGATCTTGtgatttttctttgctttttgtaACTCATTTAATTAATCTTCTTTGTATTTAATCTTCCACACTTTATTGATATGTATTATATGTACcttgtttgtattctttttgGTGTatgtatcatgtttttttgtgtacTGTTGAGGGAATTTATGGGAATGAAAATGTTGACTAGTGTTAGAGAGATGCTTTCATGATTGATTATGACAGATCTGGTCCATGCAcgcattttatttttcagtcatgattTTGAATACCTCCGCTTGAAGTGAGTGTACCGACAGTACTCTGAAAATCCAAACGTTATTTTTCTACTGTAAAAAAATGTAGACAAAAAAGTAGACAATGTAtgagaaaataaatcataaaataaaagcattcaCTGTGTCTTCGCAGCATGTCAATTGTGCCTCTACTTACTGACTTACaacttctttgtgttttcccaAAAATAGTGGAGTTGTAGATATTTATTCATCAACATGATGCTGTGGCTCATCCCATCGACGCCGGGCAGCCACAGcaaagactgaaagaaaagatCATGTTGACGTTAAGTCTGGGGTTTCTGCCATTTCAATTTGTTGTTTTAAGAATAAGCATTTCTCTGACCTGAACATTACATTACTACAGGATCAAATCACACTAGAACAGGGAAAACAAGAGCATCCCACTGTTCTTATGATGAAAATTGTAAATGGAAAGTGTTTAGAGCTTGAATGGATGCTGCTGAGAGACTGCTCATGCTTCAAGGACTAAGAAAGCTCTTCAATCTATTAAACTGCTTATCTTTGGAAAAGTTTAATATGACGAATGTCCCATAGAATAGAAAGTCTGTGGCCACTCTGCTCAAGCAAAAATACTTGTCTATTTGTTAATTTAACCATCAGAAACTACCCATTTTATTTTAGTAATTGTATTACTCTGAAGGAGAAATCAATTCAGCAGTCTCATACAACTAAAATACTGTTAGTCATCAAATAATTTTAATTCTATTTGATATTCTTgcatattttctgtattttttaagGTATCATCTATACTGGTGGGAATTACATTTTACCTTCTTGTCTGGATGCACATCCCAGCGAAATACACAATtctaaaatcagtttaaaaaaatgaaaataaacacatacGTACACATGCAAGCACACGAGTTGAGATGAAGAGTGTCAGTGAAAGAGCTGTGAAATGAGCTCTAAAACAACGTACAAAAGGTAACTTTCACCATAACTACATCTCTGTAGCTTCGCACAATCCAAACTGCGTGAACATTGGCCATGCACtcaattaaattattattttaatttcatgaaGACCTCTTACCTCCGTAGAAGTACATGTACCGGAGGCGAAAGcggtcctcatccaagatggcggccacgCTGATACGTCACCTCCACCACGCCTCGTCAGTCGATATTTCAAAATTCTTACAAGCTCTAAAAAAAGCAACTTTGGAATGAAAACGTGTACAGGTGTCATTTAATTTTTAAGTCCTCCTCTAAATATATCAAGACTTTATAATTCGTAACATACAGCagtttctttctcctctttccacAGTTGTAGAAAGTTGAAAGTCTTCGTTGCAGCAGTGCGGTACCGCTTCACGACACTGTCGTAAATCGTACCCCACGGCGCTCCATGGAAACACGCTCACTGCTGGACTTTTGTTTACATTCTTGGGTAAGTTTGTTTTCTCCGCCACTAACTGTTCCAAATGCTTTGCATCAGGTCGTGTACTTTAATCAGCTTCAGTCCTGACTTCTAGTAGTAAAGTGTCGCTTTATCAGCGACGTGACAGCGCTACACATTGCTACTAGCATTAGCTTAGCCTGCTAACACACTGACTGATGTGGGGCTGATGGTGACCTGAGCTCCAACAGCTGGACCGAGTAGTCCGATACAGTTTATGATCGATGTGGTTTCTGTTAGGGAGCCAACAGTTACGGGCAGCTGGGACAGGGAGATGTGGAGGACCAGTCCGTGCCTCGGCTCTCTGACAGCTCCGCTCTGCAGAACCGGGCGGTCCGGACGGTCAGCGGCGGCGGGGGACACACCGTGGTGATCACCGGTACGGTCGTGTCTGCACCCAGAACGAACTGCCAATGATTCCCGTCTCTGTCCACCTGATGCTCAAAATGTGTTGAAGAATGCTAACTCTATTACCGGTCATCTGGCGCCTCCTCCTGGAGACAAAGTAGTTTTTCAGAATGAGATTTGTGGTTTCGCCTTAATGCAATGTTGTAGTAAAGATCACTAACGAGCAGATAATTCCTAGACCAGCACGAAACCAAGACAAGACCATTTATGTTTATTTGGTTGCAGTCACTCCTGTGTATGGTCTCTTTATAATTGTGTTGTCCCTTGACTTGTTTTGAAACACCTGAATCTTCAGGGTCATCCACTCaccttttttcctcctttttgaaTTTAAAGTTTATAAATTCTCTCTTCTGTTTGTGCATGACTGTATTTTCAGACTTAGATTTTGTGTTTAACAGAGAGTGGcgaagtgtttgtgtgtggacaGAATCACAAAGGCCAGCTGGGACTCGGCCACAAGACCGACATCTTAGTTCTTCATCACTGCCCTGTCCCGAATAGAAGAATCACAGATGTAGCCTGTGGTTGGGATTTTACTCTTTTTCTCAGTGGTGAGCAATTTTTAGTACTTGACAGTATTTATATTCCCTTACACTTGAAATTGCTTGTTCACGAGGATATTAATGTGATTTAGTTAGTGAGAAaaccttttcctttttatgtCCATTGAACAGATCGTGGTCAGTTACTGGCATGTGGATCAAATGCATTTGGTCAACTGGGCGTtggacagacagtcacacactctgcAGAGCTGCTTGTTGTCGAGGTAAACACAATTCTCTTGAAGCTGCTCAATAAGTGTTGAGATGTCAGACCTGTTTAAACCAACACCCAGTTTAATTAGATTGCATGAAGCAATCATAACattgtattgtttcttttttttttttcattcagagtCTGAAGAAGCCAGTAGTGAGTGTAGCAGCAGGACTGAGACACTCGCTTGCTGTTACTGGTAAGGCAGCACCATCAACTGT
Above is a window of Salarias fasciatus chromosome 7, fSalaFa1.1, whole genome shotgun sequence DNA encoding:
- the tph1a gene encoding tryptophan 5-hydroxylase 1a — its product is MYSNKIEGPRRGRSFDSMNIGFEEKLLNNEINKSTFTKIEENTEKKNTSEKERATIIFSLKNEVGGLVKALKLFQENHVNLVHIESRKSKRRNSEFEIYVDCDSNHEQLNEIIQLLRKHVNVVDMDPPDNSCLQEEDMYNVPWFPKKISDLDKCANRVLMYGSELDADHPGFKDNVYRKRRKYFADLAMAYKHGDPIPRIEFTEEEVKTWGVVYRELNKLYPTHACREYLKNLPLLSKYCECREDNIPQLEDVSRFLRERTGFMIRPVAGYLSPRDFLAGLAFRVFHCTQYVRHSSDPLYTPEPDTCHELLGHVPLLAEPSFAQFSQEIGLASLGASDDSVQKLATCYFFTVEFGLCKQEGQLRAYGAGLLSSISELKHALSGNSRIMPFDPKITSKQECIITTFQEVYFVSDSFEEAKVKMREFAKTIKRPFTVRYNPYTQSVDVLKDTPSINSVVEELRHELDIVGDALSRLNKQLGV